One stretch of Malus domestica chromosome 14, GDT2T_hap1 DNA includes these proteins:
- the LOC139191151 gene encoding uncharacterized protein, whose amino-acid sequence MEDSRSLWQSLERRFVGASRTHVHSLRSKIQTIQKIDSSMPDYLNSLKEIYDKLDAVGDPISESDLVAYTLSSLPDAYESFIDSIETQNDYVNTDELHGMLLSKEISLQKHKTKTSSSTTPFHAFTTQQGHFGFNYYRGQSRGKFQNRNRFNHNRNFGATQNRNTNASRGLLGPEPGLSTKS is encoded by the coding sequence ATGGAAGATTCCAGATCTCTCTGGCAATCTCTTGAACGTCGCTTCGTTGGGGCTTCTCGCACTCATGTTCATAGTTTACGGTCCAAGATTCAGACTATTCAAAAAATTGACTCCTCGATGCCTGATTATCTCAATTCTCTCAAAGAAATATATGACAAGCTTGATGCTGTTGGAGATCCAATTTCTGAGTCAGATCTGGTTGCTTACACCCTTTCTAGCCTCCCTGATGCCTATGAGTCTTTTATTGACTCGATTGAAACACAAAATGATTATGTGAATACTGACGAATTGCATGGAATGCTCCTCAGTAAGGAAATTTCTCTTCAAAAGCACAAGACCAAAACGTCTTCATCAACTACACCTTTTCATGCATTTACTACTCAGCAAGGTCATTTTGGATTTAATTACTACAGAGGTCAGTCTCGTGGTAAGTTTCAAAATCGTAATCGTTTCAATCATAATCGTAATTTTGGTGCCACTCAGAATCGCAACACCAACGCCTCAAGAGGTCTTCTTGGACCTGAACCTGGTTTATCTACTAAATCTTAA